Proteins found in one Miscanthus floridulus cultivar M001 chromosome 4, ASM1932011v1, whole genome shotgun sequence genomic segment:
- the LOC136552159 gene encoding protein DETOXIFICATION 49-like encodes MATCQCPEPAQCHHRPLLSTAKSYPKLHDRPRPAPGTGSVLAEVAAILCLTGPMVGAGILFYMRSLVSMVFLGRLGQLPLAGGSLALGFANITGYSVLSGLAGGMDPVCGQAFGAGRTDLLRTALRRTVLLLLAACVPIGMLWVAMHRVLVSTGQDPHIAATAYAYILCCLPDLVLQCFLHPIRIYLRAQSVTLPLTYGAAAALLLHVPINFLLVSVLRLGVRGVALGGVWTNLNFLLFIVAYVYFRGMYGARDDDDGAKKGGASVAAPPAEEEEGASSKEWWSLVRLCVHSCMSVCLEWWWYEIMVLLCGVLIDPKAAVAAMGVLIQTTSLIYIFPHSLGCAVSTRVGHELGARRPERARLVARVGLGLGAALGVMACAFAVSVRGVWARMFTADEAILKLAAAALPLLGMAELGNCPQTAGCGVLRGSARPEKAARINVSAFYGVGMPVALALAFWPAGLDFRGMWGGMLAAQLVCAALMLRAVVGTDWAEQTERARQLTGGGRGDGFDVVGIVDEDKSSHAEAAKAEVGNTLSMVADCV; translated from the coding sequence ATGGCGACGTGCCAGTGCCCGGAGCCGGCGCAATGCCACCACAGGCCGCTCCTCTCGACGGCCAAGAGCTACCCTAAGCTGCACGACCGCCCGAGGCCGGCGCCCGGCACCGGCAGCGTCCTCGCCGAGGTGGCCGCCATCCTCTGCCTCACCGGGCCAATGGTCGGCGCGGGGATCCTGTTCTACATGCGCTCGCTGGTGTCCATGGTGTTCCTCGGCCGCCTCGGCCAGCTGCCCCTCGCCGGCGGCTCCCTCGCGCTCGGCTTCGCGAATATCACCGGCTATTCCGTCCTCTCCGGCCTCGCCGGCGGGATGGACCCCGTCTGCGGCCAGGCGTTCGGCGCGGGGCGGACGGACCTCCTCCGCACCGCGCTCCGGCGCACCGTCCTGCTGCTCCTGGCCGCGTGCGTGCCCATCGGCATGCTCTGGGTGGCCATGCACCGGGTCCTCGTCTCCACGGGGCAGGACCCTCACATCGCGGCCACGGCGTACGCCTACATCCTGTGCTGCCTCCCCGACCTCGTGCTGCAGTGCTTCCTCCACCCGATCCGCATCTACCTCCGCGCGCAGTCAGTCACGCTGCCGCTCACCTACGGCGCCGCCGCGGCGCTGCTCCTCCACGTGCCCATCAACTTCCTCCTCGTGAGCGTCCTCCGCCTCGGCGTCCGTGGCGTCGCGCTCGGCGGGGTCTGGACCAACCTCAACTTCTTGCTGTTCATCGTGGCGTACGTCTACTTCCGCGGCATGTACGGCGCACGTGACGATGACGACGGCGCCAAGAAGGGCGGCGCGTCCGTGGCGGCGCCGccagccgaggaggaggagggcgccaGCTCCAAGGAGTGGTGGAGCCTGGTGAGGCTGTGCGTGCACAGCTGCATGTCCGTGTGCCTGGAGTGGTGGTGGTACGAGATCATGGTGCTCCTATGTGGCGTGCTCATCGACCCcaaggcggcggtggcggccatggGCGTGCTCATACAGACCACGTCGCTGATCTACATCTTCCCGCATTCGCTCGGCTGCGCCGTGTCCACGCGCGTCGGGCACGAGCTGGGCGCCCGGAGGCCGGAGCGCGCGCGCCTCGTCGCGCGCGTCGGGCTCGGCCTGGGCGCCGCGCTCGGCGTCATGGCCTGCGCATTCGCCGTGTCCGTCAGGGGCGTCTGGGCACGGATGTTCACCGCGGACGAGGCCATCCTgaagctggcggcggcggcgctcccgcTGCTGGGCATGGCCGAGCTGGGGAACTGCCCGCAGACGGCCGGCTGCGGAGTGCTGCGCGGCAGCGCGCGGCCCGAGAAGGCGGCGAGGATCAACGTCTCGGCGTTCTACGGCGTGGGCATGCCCGTGGCGCTGGCGCTGGCTTTCTGGCCCGCCGGGCTGGACTTCCGCGGAATGTGGGGCGGAATGCTGGCCGCGCAGCTCGTCTGCGCCGCGCTCATGCTGCGCGCCGTGGTCGGCACCGACTGGGCGGAGCAGACGGAGCGCGCCCGCCAGCTCACCGGTGGCGGGCGCGGCGACGGCTTTGACGTCGTCGGCATTGTCGACGAGGACAAAAGCAGCCATGCAGAAGCGGCCAAAGCAGAGGTCGGGAACACATTGTCCATGGTGGCGGATTGCGTCTAG